CTATTTATACTTATCTAAAATACGTTGCTCGCCACCTTCCTGGCGAAAGCGCACAACGGCTTTGGAAAACGCTTCCAATACGCCAAGGTGTGGTGACTGATGAGATATGCAAAGCGAAAAGGACACGATATCGAGCGTTGCGGGTAGCTCAGTCACCGCGTCTTGCAAATTGTGCTGAGCGATAAAATAGTGTGCTACAACCCGGTCAGTGACTACGACATCACCTCGTTTCTTTGCCAGCATCTGTAAAGCACTGGAGATATTTGAAAGCAAGCGGCGCTTATATGCGCGCTGCGGCAGATTCGCCTCTGCCCACCCGTTACCTATGTAATCAAGAATATTAAAAGCGCTCAGTGCGCTGGTATCCGATACACGCAGTAAAGCCGCCATGTCTGGGTGAGTGGTATAAGTGAATAAATTAATTGGTCCAACGAATACTGGCTGTTCAGAGGCACTGACGTATTGTAATCGTGCGCTGGTGGGCACCGAAACAAACGCATCGGCCTGGCCATTGAACACCATTCTTTGTGCTCTGCCCCAGGGATACCCTTCATGCACTACTTTCAGGCCCAGCTCTTTCTCCAGAACTTCGGTGACAATATCGACCAGAATACCTGTCATCTGTCCGTCCTGGGTTTTAAACGAATAGGGCGGGAAGGCAT
The Pseudoalteromonas viridis DNA segment above includes these coding regions:
- a CDS encoding substrate-binding periplasmic protein — its product is MIYRILVTIVLLLCAPLAAEQNSFKVVYYDAFPPYSFKTQDGQMTGILVDIVTEVLEKELGLKVVHEGYPWGRAQRMVFNGQADAFVSVPTSARLQYVSASEQPVFVGPINLFTYTTHPDMAALLRVSDTSALSAFNILDYIGNGWAEANLPQRAYKRRLLSNISSALQMLAKKRGDVVVTDRVVAHYFIAQHNLQDAVTELPATLDIVSFSLCISHQSPHLGVLEAFSKAVVRFRQEGGEQRILDKYK